In the Candidatus Cloacimonas acidaminovorans str. Evry genome, one interval contains:
- the asnS gene encoding asparagine--tRNA ligase, whose amino-acid sequence MQDVFVKDIEKYLGQEVRLKGWVRNIRHSGKLLFIILRDGTGEIQTVAFQPDLGEKAFETAKHLTLESSVIICGIPNLHPKQEGVYELQVTQVQPLQIADEYPIGKKEHGPDFLLSNRHLWIRSQKQWAILRIRHTVYYAICNYLNEHNFIRFDSPILTPNACEGTTTLFELDYFDEGKAYLSQSGQLYLETGIMSFGRVYDFGPVFRAERSKTRKHLTEFWMMDAEAAFVEHDENMQIQEDLIRYVIRTVLSECALELQILERNTESLKAADAPFKRMTHYEAVELLRQKGSDITHSKDLGAQDEVLLTEDSEVPVFVERWPKEIKAFYMKRDPLNPNLVLGDDLIAPEGFGELIGGSQREDDYELLLSRMQAENMPIDDYQWFLDLRKYGSVPHSGFGVGLERLVAWLSGTPHIRETIPFPRMIYRIYP is encoded by the coding sequence ATGCAAGATGTATTTGTAAAAGACATAGAAAAGTATTTAGGACAGGAAGTTCGGCTTAAGGGCTGGGTACGCAATATTCGTCATAGCGGAAAACTGCTGTTCATAATTTTAAGGGATGGAACAGGGGAAATTCAAACCGTTGCTTTTCAACCTGATTTGGGAGAAAAAGCATTTGAAACAGCAAAACATCTCACCCTTGAATCGTCTGTAATAATTTGCGGCATTCCTAATCTCCATCCTAAACAGGAAGGGGTTTATGAACTGCAAGTTACGCAAGTTCAGCCCCTGCAAATTGCGGATGAATATCCGATTGGTAAGAAAGAACACGGACCCGATTTTCTTCTTTCCAACAGGCATCTTTGGATACGCTCTCAAAAGCAATGGGCTATTTTACGGATTCGGCATACTGTTTATTATGCTATTTGCAATTACTTAAATGAGCATAATTTTATTCGTTTTGATTCTCCTATTCTAACTCCTAATGCTTGTGAAGGCACTACCACACTTTTTGAACTGGATTATTTTGACGAAGGCAAAGCATACCTTTCGCAATCGGGTCAGCTCTATCTGGAAACGGGAATTATGAGTTTCGGCAGGGTCTATGATTTTGGTCCGGTATTCAGAGCAGAACGTTCCAAAACCCGTAAGCATTTAACCGAGTTTTGGATGATGGATGCCGAAGCAGCTTTTGTGGAACACGATGAGAATATGCAAATTCAGGAAGACCTTATTCGCTATGTTATCCGAACTGTTCTCTCCGAATGTGCCCTGGAACTGCAAATTTTGGAACGAAATACGGAGTCATTAAAAGCGGCGGATGCTCCTTTTAAGCGGATGACTCATTATGAGGCAGTAGAATTGTTACGCCAGAAAGGGAGTGATATAACACATAGTAAAGATTTGGGTGCGCAAGATGAGGTCTTGCTAACGGAGGATTCGGAGGTTCCTGTTTTTGTAGAACGCTGGCCTAAAGAAATTAAGGCATTTTATATGAAACGCGATCCCTTAAATCCGAATTTGGTTTTAGGAGATGATTTAATAGCTCCTGAGGGCTTTGGAGAATTGATTGGAGGCAGCCAGCGTGAGGATGATTATGAGCTTTTACTTTCCAGAATGCAAGCGGAAAATATGCCTATAGATGATTATCAATGGTTTCTGGACTTGCGAAAATACGGTTCTGTTCCGCATAGCGGTTTTGGCGTTGGATTGGAACGACTGGTTGCCTGGTTGAGTGGAACTCCTCACATCAGAGAGACCATACCTTTTCCCCGTATGATTTACCGGATTTATCCCTGA